The following proteins are co-located in the Solanum pennellii chromosome 8, SPENNV200 genome:
- the LOC107028439 gene encoding uncharacterized protein LOC107028439 has product MALSLSFFATLHLTLLFLLFFVNPLAINGYSDEDIDSEFILFHQDYTPPAPPPPPPHPPSVSCEDDLGGVGSLDTTCKIVSDVNITKSVYIEGKGNFYVLPNVTFKCTFLGCEIGINVTGNFTLGENSVILAGTFQLVADNATFCNSSAVNTTGLAGSAPAQTSGTPQGVEGAGGGYGGRGAGCLTDKKKMPEDVWGGDAYGWSTLQTPWSYGSKGGTTSKTMDYGGGGGGRLMLLVEKFLEVNGSLLADGGDGGVKGGGGSGGSIQIRAYKMTGIGRISACGGDGFAGGGGGRVSVDIFSRHDEPEIFVYGGSSRGCAENAGAAGTFYDNVPRSLTVNNHNRSTSTDTLLLDLPQPLLTNVYIRNHAKAAVPLLWSRVQVQGQISLLCQGTLSFGLARYAMSEFELLAEELLMSDSVIKVFGALRMSVKMFLMWNSQMIIDGGGDQNVETSMVEASNLIVLKESSQIRSNANLGVHGQGLLNLSGPGDAIEAQRLVLSLFYSVNIGPGSVLRGPSRNATADAVKPKLNCDSPGCPFELLHPPEDCNVNSSLSFTLQICRVEDILVEGLIEGSVVHFHRARTIDVQPYGIISTSGMGCTGGVGQGKVLSNGLGSGAGHGGGGGYGYYNGSCIGGGITYGDPNLPCELGSGSGNSSLAGSTSGGGVLVIGSLEHPLMSLSVKGKVVSDGDSFEESFGKKGYLTRGQYIGPGGGSGGSILLFLKSLDVGESGIVSSIGGTSSSSGGGGGGGGRIHFHWSEIPTGDVYQSIATVNGSIYTRGGSGGEQGGIGGSGTLSGKPCPRGLYGIFCAECPLGTFKNVTGSDRNLCISCPNDELPHRAVYISVRGGVTERPCPYRCVSERYHMPHCYTALEELIYTFGGPWLFVFLLLGFLILLALVLSVARMKYVGVDESPGPAPTQQGSQIDHSFPFLESLNEVLETNRVEESQSHVYRLYFLGPNTFSEPWHLSHTPPQQIKEVVYEGAFNTFVDEINTIAAYQWWEGAVHSILCILVYPLAWSWQQWRRRMKLQRLREFVRSEYDHACLRSCRSRALYEGLKVAATPDLMLAYVDFFLGGDEKRSDLPPSLHQRFPMSLLFGGDGSYMAPLSLNNDNVITSLMSQSIPPTTWYRLVAGLNAQLRLVRRGCLSTMFRPVLRWLETFANPALRIYGIRVDLASFQATTDSYTQFGLLVCVIEEETGLLPFEDLDEGSRSEQLSCDSRIDGQNPAGYLRDESILRGVDKGTVKRNFYGGILDIDSLKMLKEKRDLFYVLSFLIHNTKPVGHQDLVGLVISILLLGDFSLVLLTLLQLYSISLADVFLVLFVLPLGMLLPFPAGINALFSQGQRRSAGLARVYALWNITSLINVMVAFVCGYVHYITQSSRKLPYFQPWNMDESEWWIFPFALVLCKCIQLQLLNWHVANLEIQDRSLYSNDFELFWQS; this is encoded by the exons ATGGCTTTATCTCTGTCTTTCTTCGCCACACTTCATTTGACTCTGCTCTTCTTACTGTTTTTCGTAAACCCTTTAGCGATTAATGGTTATTCAGACGAGGATATAGACTCTGAGTTCATTCTTTTTCATCAAGATTATACCCCACCGGCCCCACCACCTCCGCCGCCGCACCCCCCGTCGGTATCATGTGAGGATGATCTAGGAGGTGTTGGATCGTTGGATACTACTTGTAAGATTGTATCCGACGTCAATATAACCAAGAGTGTGTATATAGAAGGGAAGGGGAATTTTTATGTCCTTCCTAATGTTACCTTCAAGTGTACTTTCCTGGGTTGCGAAATTGGAATTAATGTCACTGGGAACTTTACTTTGGGTGAGAATTCCGTGATTCTAGCTGGAACATTCCAGCTGGTGGCAGATAATGCTACCTTTTGTAATAGTTCCGCTGTGAATACCACTGGCTTGGCTGGTTCAGCGCCTGCTCAGACTAGTGGGACACCACAAGGAGTAGAGGGAGCAGGTGGGGGTTATGGTGGAAGAGGGGCTGGTTGTTTGACAGATAAAAAGAAGATGCCGGAGGATGTCTGGGGTGGCGATGCTTATGGATGGTCCACATTGCAAACACCATGGAGTTATGGAAGTAAAGGTGGGACAACGAGTAAGACTATGGACTATGGTGGGGGTGGAGGTGGAAGATTAATGCTGTTGGTGGAAAAGTTTCTAGAAGTGAATGGCAGTTTGTTGGCTGATGGAGGTGATGGTGGTGTCAAAGGCGGCGGCGGCTCTGGTGGTAGCATCCAGATAAGAGCTTATAAGAT GACTGGAATTGGTAGAATAAGTGCTTGTGGAGGTGACGGTTTTGCTGGTGGAGGTGGTGGAAGAGTTTCTGTGGATATTTTTAGTAGACACGATGAACCAGAAATCTTTGTATATG GAGGAAGCAGTCGTGGTTGCGCAGAAAATGCTGGCGCAGCAGGAACTTTCTATGATAATGTCCCCCGTAGTCTTACTGTCAACAACCACAATAGATCAACTTCTACAGACACACTTCTGTTGGATCTTCCCCAGCCACTGCTGACGAATGTTTATATTCGCAACCATGCTAAGGCTGCTGTCCCCTTGCTGTGGAGTCGCGTTCAG GTCCAAGGTCAAATTAGCCTGTTGTGTCAAGGAACACTGAGCTTTGGGCTGGCACGTTATGCAATGTCAGAGTTTGAATTATTGGCAGAAGAGCTTTTGATGAGTGATTCTGTAATTAAG gTTTTTGGGGCGCTACGAATGTCTGTCAAAATGTTTCTGATGTGGAATTCACAAATGATAATTGATGGTGGTGGTGATCAAAATGTTGAGACATCAATGGTTGAGGCTAGTAACCTAATTGTTCTTAAG GAGTCATCTCAAATTCGTTCAAATGCAAATCTTGGAGTTCATGGCCAAGGGTTGCTGAATTTGTCTGGACCAGGAGATGCAATTGAAGCTCAAAGACTAGTACTGTCTTTGTTTTACAGTGTCAAC ATTGGCCCAGGATCTGTTTTGCGTGGTCCTTCAAGAAATGCGACAGCTGATGCTGT GAAACCAAAGTTGAACTGTGATAGTCCAGGTTGTCCTTTTGAATTGCTCCACCCCCCTGAAGACTGCAACGTGAACTCTTCATTGTCCTTTACTTTACAG ATCTGTCGAGTTGAAGATATCCTTGTTGAAGGCCTCATAGAAGGATCTGTTGTTCATTTCCACAGAGCAAGGACTATAGATGTGCAACCTTATGGAATTATTAGCACATCGGGAATGG GCTGCACTGGAGGAGTAGGCCAAGGAAAAGTTCTGAGCAATGGTCTTGGTAGTGGTGCTGGTCATGGTGGTGGAGGCGGATATGGATATTATAATGGAAGCTGCATTGGGGGTGGCATCACATATGGAGATCCCAATTTGCCATGTGAACTCGGCAGTGGAAGTGGGAATAGTAGCCTTGCTGGATCAACTTCTGGTGGTGGTGTTCTTG TGATAGGTTCATTGGAGCATCCCCTGATGTCTTTGTCGGTTAAAGGCAAAGTTGTCTCTGATGGGGACAGCTTTGAAGAAAGCTTCGGGAAGAAAGGCTATCTAACTAGAGGTCAGTACATAGGGCCTGGAGGTGGATCCGGTGGAAGTATTCTATTATTTCTGAAATCACTGGATGTTGGTGAATCTGGCATCGTGTCAAGCATTGGAGGGACTAGCAGTTCcagtggtggtggtggtggaggtggtggGCGGATACATTTTCACTGGTCAGAAATTCCTACTGGTGATGTGTATCAATCTATAGCGACTGTGAATGGAAGCATCTATACAAG GGGTGGATCAGGTGGAGAGCAAGGTGGTATTGGTGGAAGTGGAACTTTGTCTGGAAAGCCTTGTCCAAGAGGGCTTTATGGGATTTTCTGTGCG GAATGCCCACTTGGTACTTTCAAGAATGTCACGGGATCTGATAGAAACCTTTGTATTTCATGCCCAAATGATGAACTCCCACATCGAGCTGTTTATATTTCTGTTCGAG GTGGTGTTACGGAACGTCCTTGTCCTTACCGATGTGTTTCAGAGAGATACCATATGCCTCATTGTTATACAGCTCTTGAAGAACTAATCTACACATTTGGAGGGCCTTGGCtgtttgtttttctccttttaGGTTTTCTCATTTTATTAGCATTAGTTCTTAGTGTAGCTCGGATGAAGTATGTTGGTGTCGACGAGTCACCTGGTCCTGCTCCCACACAACAGGGTTCTCAAATTGATCACTCATTTCCGTTTCTGGAGTCGCTCAATGAG GTTTTGGAAACAAACAGGGTTGAGGAGTCACAAAGCCATGTCTATAGATTGTACTTTTTGGGTCCGAATACATTCAGTGAACCTTGGCATCTGTCTCATACTCCTCCCCAGCAAATAAAAGAAGTCGT ATATGAGGGTGCCTTCAACACCTTTGTGGATGAAATTAATACTATTGCTGCCTACCAATGGTGGGAAGGAGCAGTGCATAGCATTCTTTGTATCCTTGTGTATCCTCTTGCATGGTCATGGCAGCAATGGCGCCGTAGAATGAAGTTACAACGTCTTCGTGAATTTGTTCGGTCAGAATATGATCATGCTTGCTTACGTTCTTGTCGATCACGTGCTCTTTATGAGGGGCTGAAG GTTGCAGCAACACCTGATCTAATGCTGGCATATGTGGACTTTTTTCTTGGCGGTGATGAGAAGCGAAGCGATTTGCCTCCTAGTCTTCACCAGAGGTTTCCGATGTCTCTTCTATTTGGTGGTGATGGAAGTTATATGGCCCCACTCTCTTTGAATAATGATAACGTTATTACCAGTCTGATGAGTCag TCCATTCCTCCTACGACATGGTACCGTCTTGTGGCTGGTTTGAATGCTCAGTTGCGTTTAGTACGCCGGGGTTGCCTTAGTACAATGTTTCGCCCAGTGCTTAGATGGCTTGAAACTTTTGCCAATCCTGCTTTAAGGATCTATGGTATCCGCGTCGATCTGGCATCATTCCAAGCAACAACTGACAGCTATACTCAGTTTGGACTTTTGGTGTGTgttattgaagaagaaactggACTACTGCCTTTTGAAGATCTTGATGAAGGTTCCAGAAGTGAACAACTATCATG TGATAGCAGAATAGATGGGCAGAATCCTGCGGGCTATCTAAGAGATGAATCAATTTTAAGGGGGGTTGACAAAGGCACTGTAAAGCGGAACTTTTATGGTGGGATTTTAGACATTGACAGCTTAAAGATGCTCAAGGAGAAAAGAGATCTGTTTTATGTTCTCTCTTTTCTAATCCATAACACTAAACCAGTTGGTCATCAG GATCTTGTTGGTTTGGTCATTTCGATATTGCTGTTGGGCGATTTTAGTTTAGTGCTGCTTACTTTGCTCCAGCTGTATTCGATTTCCTTGGCAGATGTGTTTTTGGTTTTGTTTGTTTTACCACTTGGGATGTTACTTCCATTTCCTGCTGGAATTAATGCTCTCTTCAGTCAGGGGCAAAGGCGTTCTGCTGGTCTTGCACGTGTATATGCTCTGTGGAACATTACATCCCTGATTAATGTT